gaagacggcggcggcggcggcggcggcggccccgcccgCACGCCCGCCGAGGCCCGCGCGGTgtgccgcggcagcggcggcggcggcggcggcggcggcggcagcgtcccCGCCCGCACGCCCGCCGATGCCCGCGCGgtgagccgcggcggcggcggcgggatccgcCTCGGCGGGATCCCCGCCcgcacgctcgcccgcgcccgcgcggcgagccgcggcggcggcggcggcggcggcggcgggatccgcgCCGTATGGCCaccccggcggcgacggcggcggcggcaggagccgCCCCGACGGCCGTCAGGGCCGCGGCCGcaggaggccggccggcggtcGCAACTTGGGCCCACgatggaggaagagaagggaaggaggagaggggagggggaagggggtcgccggccatggcgccggccggcggcggcggcggcggcggcggcggcggccggtcacCAGGAAACCCTAAACCTAACTGATACCATATTGAGAGATAATAGAtggattatgggctaaccctagagggtagctatatagatgtcttacatgggcctattgggccctaatacacacaGTACACCAACAGTCAGGTCTAAAAATCAACTATGATAAGAGTGATCTGCTTACTATAGGcctagaggaggaggaaaataATATGGCTAAGATTTTCTGCTGTAAGAAAGGTGAGTTTCCTTTCAAGTATCTGGGTGTGCCTCTGCACCATAGTAAGTTGAGAAGGGAGGACATCCAACCCATCATTGACAAGATCATTAAGAGAGTGGCTGGGTGGAGAGGCAAGCTTCTCTCTTATGGGGGAAGGCTTGTCCTGCTGAAATCCTGCCTAGCTAGCATTCCAATTTATCTATTATCCATTATCAAGTTCCCTAAATGGGCTATTGACTTGATTAACCTACAAATGGCCCACTTCTTCTGGGATAACTAAGAGGAGAGGCATAGATATCACCTTGCTAACTGGCAGATGATGGCCCAGAAAAAAGACTTTGGGGGTCTAGGAATTCCAGATTTGAGAACCCTGAACATGTGTCTTTTAGCTTCATGGATCCGCAGATATCACCTCCAAAAAAATGTCCTTTGGACTCTAATTGTTCAGAAAAAATATAGAACTGAACATCCCAACATCTTTTGCTGCCCTACGCGAAATGTCTCTCCTTTTTGGAAAGGAGTCATGTGTGCAGCACAGGCAGCTTCTATAGGTTACCAGTGGAAAATCGGGAATGGCAGCAGGGTTAGATTCTGGGAGGACCATTGGTTTGGGAATTCCAGCCTTGCTGTCCAATACTGGCACCTCTATGTTATTGTGAATGAGAAAGGAGCAACTATTAACCAAATTTGGGATGGTGTCAATTTAAAGCTGACCTTTAGAAGGTCAGTTTCCCAAGGGCTCATGCTGTTGTGGGAGGAGCTGTTGCAGATTGCAAATAGCATCAGTCTCACTGATGAGGAGGATGCTATCATTTGGAAATATAACTCTGAAGGGCTATACTCAGTACAGTCTCTCTACTCAATTTTAAACTTTAGAGGTGTCACTCCCATTCTCATACCAGCAGTCTGGGGTTTGAGTGTGCCCCCTAGAGTGCATGTCTTCCTCTGGTTACTATATAATAATAAAATTCTAACTCGAGATAACCTTAGCAAGAGGAGACACCTGGATGATAAATCTTGCTTATTTTGCAAAGAGGATGAGTCTGTTAATCACTTATTTTTTGGGTGTTGTGTTCCCAACTTTGTATGGGAAGTGATCTCAGAAATTTTTGAGAAACAACTGGGAGCTGACTCTGAGTCAGCTGGCCGGTGGTGCAACAATAAGAATACAATTTTGAACTGTAGCTGTGCTGCAACGCTATGGTCCTTATGGAAATTGCGCAATAACCTGTGTTTTCAGGGGAGGGCGGCGTGGCGAGGAGGGGAGCAGATCCGATCCTGTGCTCGATCGCCAAGATGCTGAGAAGATGGTGTGTGCTGCTAAAGCCGAACAAACACGAGGAGATGGCACAATGCATCGAGCTGCTGGAAGAGAGAGGAGCTGGTCCGCCGAGGATCCCGTGGGTCATCAGTTCTACCCCTTGTCAAGCCTCAAGTTCGGGAGGGTATCGTGGTGCTCAATCCCAGTGGGACTGCAGCGATGCGATGCTCTGGTGGACGTGATGATGAATACACCAATCTCGGCGGCAACGTGCAGTAGGTTTGGTGACTCGGCTGTCGACAGATACGGCATGAGAAATGTTGAATACGATGTGTCTTAGGCGGGTGCGCTTCGAATACGCTTAATGCTCCAACATTGTAATAGAATGGTGGCACGCTTTGTTTCTTGAAGTAAAGCGGGGGGGAGACCcttttctctaaaaaaaaaaacacgccACTACTGGTTCTGATTACCTCAACAACATACTTGGTGGTGGGAACTGGGATTCACTGCAAAGAAGTTACCGAGATAGGTAAGGTTACTTTCCAGTGTTGTTGTTCCTAATGAAGGATCAAGTAGGAGTATTGATCAAACATAGAACATATTGGAAGTTCGACAATTCTTTCATTCATTAGCTATGTGTGCGTAACTTGTGCTTCTTTATTTGCCTCACGTCTTTCTATCCGACTTCTGTACTATTCTGATGAATTGTATGAGCTTAGTGTGTCTCTTGTTCTACCTCCTCATGTCTCCTGTACAGTTGTACTACCAGATAgtatatataaaataatttctCAGTTCATGTATCTCAAGTGACTAACCTAATGCACAGCACTAATTCTATTCATGTGGTGTCCCAGGGGTTGGTAAAAATCAACTTGGGGTATGTTGTGCCTACTACTGAATACAAGTACCATAGATCTCACTACTaaatactctctccgttccaaattgtaggtcgttttagcttttctatattcatagatattattatgcatctagacatacaccgtatttagatgcataataacatCTATGcactaaaaaagttaaaacgacctacaatttggaaatttggaacggagggagtacaagctTTTCTTCACGACTCAACGAGCAATCAATGTCCAAATCCCAGTGGAATATGGTGGCCTTGGTCGGAAAGCCGTTTATATTGGTAAAACATCACAGAAGAACACCCATCATCTTGTTTCTTATCGAGATAACCTAATGGTAATTGTCTTCATCATAGAAGACACGGATGGCAGTTTCACAGTTGAACGTGATAAGTCTTCATCTGCCCAAAACAACTGCAGCCTGAACATTTCCTGgcacacatctattacttcagaATATGCAGCTGTACCGAACACAGCTTGAAGTTATATAATCCTGTTCCTCTGGATTCGTTCCGCTTCTGCTGTTTCTTTCAATCAGAAACAGCTATTCCATGCTAAACATCGATATAATGACAAACTGATTATAGTTCTATAATGGTGTCCAAGTTACACCGGTAACTAGTATTTTTCCAGTGTGCTTGTATGGATGTTCGGCAAAATTAGTTCTCAAGTAGTAGATGGTCGGtttatttcttctttctctggAACATTTTTCTCTTTTGAATATTTTTTGGATTGGACACCCGAACTGTGTTTTCCAAGACGGGGGATAACGATCTCTTTTATGCAGGTGACTGCTGGTCCAACTGATGCACAAATCGACTGATTCTGTACTGGAATGGGAATGATCGGTATGCATACCTGGGCAAGTCTCCTTCACTTCCATTAGCTTCAGCGCCGTATGCAGTAACAGGCAAAGGGGTAAGGGATGCTGTGAGTTGGAATCACAATAGAGTCCGAGTAACGTAGTAAACTTTTACTCTTGTGCCTCCACTGGCGTCACAAgaattgaaaaagaaaactctTGCGTCTCCACTATGGATCTTTTGGACAAATTAGGTGATTGGTGGTTGATTTCGTAGGCTCAAGTCTGGGCCACAGACTTGCCAAGTGCTCCGGTGGGACTTCTAGGCATTGTTATTTAGTCACTCAATTTCATTGTTTTCTGTAACCTCAAGGAATACTTCTTGAACTAGTGTGAATGACTGAATTTTTCCAGCAGTAAGCGAGGCACCCGTGCTGACTTCATCAATTTCGAGAATTTACCAGCTCAATCTTTTAAAGATATGCTCATAAGGGTAGGATTATGTGCGTGTTCGTAGAGGtaagtgtgcgtgcgtgtatgtgagcgtctgtATCGTGTGattcgaagaaaaaaaaagacgacAGTGGGTTCTTGGGTATTCCAGCGCGGCCGTCCAGCTTGGACATGGGCAGTGCCGCTTATCATGAGAGGATCAGAGTGTTGGAGTGGAGAGCATGAGCGAGCGTGTAGTGTTGCAACTTGCTTTGAGACTTTGCTTGCTTAAGGCAAGGGATTACTGCATTAAGAGCTTGTTTGGTTTGAAACCGAAAAGAAATTGCTTGGCCGAAGTGCTGCACCTTGTTTGGTTGTGGGGTCTTGAGCACCGATGCTGCTGCTTGTGCAAGGATGGAGATTAGCGCCATTTGTCTGGCTCCGGCACTCGTTTTTTAGCAGATTAGCCTGGCATTAAGAGAGGTCATTAACGCACACTACCACGTCATGTGCCTTCTCattcttttctgttttttttaaaagaaaaagtACGACGTCACGACTAGTTTGTTCTCAGGCAAAGCCAattgctttctttttctctctatAAATTGATGAGCACAAGAAGAATATTTagcaaatatatttttataaaagaAATTCTAATATCTCTTTAAAAAACTAAATAAcgaatatagaaatactaaatAACGAATATAGGGAGGAATTGATTGATATATAAGCATAATCTCTAACTAAGATGCAATATAATATCATTAGTGTTCTCAGGCATAAGACTCCAACAAACACATCTTCAAACTTACCTAGCCTGTCAAAGACCATCAACTTTACAAGCAACTAACATGCAGCACTTTTTCACAAGGTAGGCCTCCAACCAAACAGGCCTAACAGTAGACCCCTAGCTGGCCTGGCCAAGCTCCCACGCACCTGGCTGGGCTGGCCTGGCTCGCCCACTGCACCTGGGCCtttattattattgttattttttttcctcaccCGATCTTACAACTGGATGAAAATCTCGTGTGATTCTTTGCTACTTATGCCTCACTTTTCCTTCTATAATTTGCACTGCAGGGATTGGATACATGTTATTGCCTTAAAGTTCATCATGATGACCTGGTGGTTTATGTACCCCTCAGATCAGAATTTGTGCATCAGATGCTTTGCTATGCTTACACCATGGATCAACTAGTAAATTCTAGCTTGGTGTACTTATTACTACTCATTATTTTGCCTCCCAAGATGATTTAATACGTTTGAATTGAGATTTAACAACATTGAGGAGTGATGGAGGTATTCTCACATCAAATAGGAGGTGTGTGCGCATAACCAACAGTCTCTTGCATGAGATTCTCAAACTAGatgcaggcaaccaaacaaCTTCTCTTCCTAGCTAGGCTACCGCATGCAAATTATCTTAGCAACAGACATCTGTTCAAATATTCTATTAAGATAATACATGAAATTGCAATCCAATCCAGATAAAACGAGCTTAGGGCATGCAGATAGTGTTGCTGTTGTTGCCTAGGGATGCACGTTAATCTTCAACTTCATCTTCATCCGTATCACCTTGGATCAGGCAGGCGATACCCAGCTGCCATTCAATGATATATTTCCTCACGTCATATCAGGTCAGCAATTTTCTAAACAAGATATGTTTATTACATAATAATAGTAAGATCGATGAGATGTATCAACATACATGAGTTGTGGTTCGATGTCATATCCCACATTATGACCACCAATCGTCGCCCTGTCAAACACGCAGAATATCGAGATTTAATAGGATATTATGTTGATTTTACCGCCAACTAGATTATTGATCAAATGTCCCAACAAATCTTGCAGTCATGCAAAACTAAACCTGTATACCAGCACTATCATAACAACTTGAATACCAAAAGAGAAATCCACACTTACTTTTTTGTGTTCAAATCATCCAACATTCCTTCCAAAATTTCCCAGATTTCATAAAAAGACAGGTACGGGGTTCCTGTTTCTATATCATAGTAATTGATGCCCACAAATTTTCCATCCAAATCAACAAGGGGGCCTCCAATCACAGCCTAACCAGGTAATATGGAGAGGTCAGTTGTGACGCCAAGTATGTAAGGCTAAGTACATCATAATCTGGTAAAAGTAGgcaattaaaaaagaaaaggcaaggGCGCTACCTTAGTGGTTTTACACGTAGTGTACCCAAGAGCATAATTCGCATCATCTGGCACTTTGTGGGATGGTATGAATTTCCCACTTGCAGCCATTAATAAACCTGATTCAAAGCAACGGCCCACAGCTACCACCGTTTGATTATATCGTACCCACTCAGGTCTCGGCAGCTTCCCACGACCATCAACATTGTAATTCTTGACCCTGACTAGAGCAACATTGTATTGGAAACTATAATGCTCCAATTTCCCTGCAGTCCGTTCGTTGTTTGGAAGCAACACCTCAATCTGCAAACAATACAGTGAGACTTAAGCAGTGTCTTGGACGAACGAGAATCACAGTAAAATTAGGAGTACCAACCCTTAAGCTGCTCACGATCTCATTAGCGCCATCAGGGTCCCTAACCAAGCTCGCTGAGGTTAGAATAATCGAACA
This genomic window from Setaria italica strain Yugu1 unplaced genomic scaffold, Setaria_italica_v2.0 scaffold_63, whole genome shotgun sequence contains:
- the LOC101786355 gene encoding uncharacterized protein LOC101786355; amino-acid sequence: MNVDTFEEHFGDKYPTGVWGEFKKEIYSNISDRVVALASFHDKSKFFACTGIFIDSYGCSIILTSASLVRDPDGANEIVSSLRIEVLLPNNERTAGKLEHYSFQYNVALVRVKNYNVDGRGKLPRPEWVRYNQTVVAVGRCFESGLLMAASGKFIPSHKVPDDANYALGYTTCKTTKAVIGGPLVDLDGKFVGINYYDIETGTPYLSFYEIWEILEGMLDDLNTKKATIGGHNVGYDIEPQL